A region from the Myripristis murdjan chromosome 23, fMyrMur1.1, whole genome shotgun sequence genome encodes:
- the trim24 gene encoding transcription intermediary factor 1-alpha isoform X3: MDESPGNVDNDDIVIIVENEAESLPAEEERLKQQGTFGLMDTCPICKLSFHNREPKLLPCLHSFCKRCLPPPFRSAEPRRDSQGQVDNSKPLGAIRCPVCRQECWEMDVLDNFFVKDSAEVPSSTVEKTSQVCMSCDDNTEATGYCVECVEFLCVTCIEAHQRVKFTRDHTIRQKEEMSPEAVGMSTQRPVFCDIHKQEPLKLFCETCDRLTCRDCQLLKHKDHNYQFLEDAYRNHRQYLENMTQQLQEKRKAIEEVSSCINTGLQQVDENRKTVTNEIKKSICNLIMEINRKGKILVNQLEALTKDHETGLKKQQEDINSLTRHLDHVISFTKWATASHSGTALLYCKRLILFQIHYLMRASCSPSIVPQSSVRFQCRSGFWATNVDLGSLVVERATSRQPLPNHQAGPRGEAPAGTLSVSAQQRQSTLAQLQMQLAQQPNRQPPPGHWSWYQNVRLPGPPGPPPPTRPIQGGSSPSQAPPSLGPPSRRYGSSHPNPRSPTSSMLHNTGFPPAQSLRELIHSSNFPPKPMEVLQGTSRYPHPLSTGAATQTSLHQRGLMDSSYLKRSESGSSVPSITISIPKPSFAPSLASASADKTAQGRQNSPMAKPSSSDRSTGTTSWKQSSELPAGPSAKRRRRSSPGPIIVIKDEPEDEDEVRFVQSSVGANLPDSSTGAQSKSRQQQRASPPDPAPGSDSTPGQKQQPQLPAEPQPEKSAEPEEDPNEDWCAVCQNGGELLCCDKCPKVFHLSCHIPTLNESPSGEWFCSFCRDLSSPEMVYDCDEKEVAKEEPDSERLSPIDRRRCERLLLRLYCNDFSTDFQQPASPSETRRYKELIKTPMDLSIVKRKLETKLKQGEHYVNPEGIVADIRLIFFNCAKYYKATSEVGSAGLYLEDYFEEQLKLLYPDKIFPGGREEQMIPPLEDEIDDEEEPMMEGGMAPVEDDAPASPAGNGIPPVEEDLAPPEGKAPEEGERQTTENVIVTSEQGTDTKTAAAEGDTPPAEEVKQEETTPVKDSPAAEAEPGDPATPSSLKDKPPQLPTDGTAEPPEIIQEPPAAKTAKTEEG; encoded by the exons ATGGATGAAAGTCCCGGCAACGTCGACAACGATGACATTGTCATCATCGTGGAGAACGAGGCCGAAAGTTTGCCCGccgaggaggagaggctgaagCAACAGGGCACCTTCGGCCTCATGGACACTTGTCCCATCTGCAAGTTGAGCTTCCACAACAGGGAGCCCAAGCTTCTGCCGTGCCTGCACTCCTTCTGCAAGAGGTGCCTGCCGCCCCCCTTCCGCAGCGCCGAGCCCAGGCGGGACTCCCAGGGTCAAGTTGACAACAGCAAACCAC TTGGTGCCATCCGATGCCCAGTGTGCCGACAGGAATGCTGGGAGATGGACGTGCTGGATAATTTCTTTGTCAAGGACTCTGCTGAGGTGCCCAGCAGCACAGTGGAGAAAACCAGCCAG GTGTGCATGAGCTGTGATGACAATACAGAGGCAACGGGCTactgtgtggagtgtgtggagTTCCTGTGTGTGACGTGTATCGAAGCGCACCAGAGGGTCAAGTTCACCAGGGATCACACCATACGACAGAAGGAGGAGATGTCTCCAG AAGCAGTAGGTATGTCCACACAAAGGCCCGTGTTTTGTGACATCCACAAGCAGGAGCCGCTGAAGCTGTTCTGTGAAACGTGCGACCGACTCACCTGCCGAGACTGTCAGCTGCTGAAGCACAAGGACCACAA CTACCAGTTTTTGGAGGACGCCTATAGGAACCACAGGCAGTATCTGGAGAACATGACGCAGCAGCtgcaagagaagagaaaagctATTGAGGAGGTTTCGAGCTGCATTAACACCGG ACTCCAGCAAGTTGATGAAAACCGGAAGACCGTCACCAATGAAATCAAGAAGTCCATCTGCAACTTAATTATGGAAATCAACAGGAAGGGAAAGATTCTGGTCAACCAGCTTGAA GCTCTCACTAAGGACCATGAGACGGGTCTgaaaaagcagcaggaggacaTCAACTCTCTGACCAGGCACCTTGATCACGTCATCAGCTTCACCAAATGGGCCACGGCCAGCCACAGCGGCACAGCCCTCCTTTACTGCAAGAGACTG ATTCTTTTCCAGATCCATTACCTGATGAGGGCAAGCTGTAGTCCCTCCATTGTCCCGCAGAGCTCTGTTCGGTTCCAGTGTCGCTCTGGTTTTTGGGCGACAAATGTAGACCTTG GTTCTCTCGTGGTAGAAAGGGCCACCAGCCGGCAGCCTCTCCCCAACCACCAGGCAGGTCCCAGAGGAGAAGCACCTGCTGGGACTCTCTCAGTGTCGGCCCAGCAGCGCCAGAGCACCCTGGCCCAGCTGCAGATGCAG CTGGCCCAGCAGCCTAATAGACAGCCTCCTCCTGGCCACTGGTCCTGGTACCAGAATGTTAGGCTCCCGGGGCCACCTGGGCCCCCGCCCCCAACAAGGCCTATTCAGGGCGGGTCCTCCCCCTCCCAGGCCCCCCCGAGTTTGGGACCACCGAGCCGCAGGTACGGAAGCTCCCACCCCAACCCTAGAAGCCccacctcctccatgcttcacaacACGGGATTCCCACCTGCTCAG TCTCTGAGAGAGCTGATCCATAGCTCCAATTTTCCTCCTAAACCTATGGAGGTGTTGCAGGGTACATCCCGCTACCCTCACCCTCTCTCCACTGGAGCAGCCACACAAACTTCACTACACCAG cGGGGCCTAATGGATTCATCCTACCTGAAGAGAAGTGAGTCTGGCAGTTCTGTCCCCTCCATTACCATCTCTATCCCCAAACCAAGCTTTGCGCCGAGTCTAGCTTCCGCAAGTGCAGATAAGACTG CACAAGGAAGGCAGAATTCCCCAATGGCCAAACCCTCGTCTTCAGACAGAAGCACAGG GACGACTTCCTGGAAGCAGAGCTCCGAGCTGCCGGCCGGCCCCTCAGCCAAGCGCCGAAGGAGGTCATCTCCCGGGCCAATCATTGTTATTAAGGACGAACCAGAGGACGAGGATGAAGTTCGCTTT GTGCAGTCCAGCGTAGGAGCCAACCTGCCAGACAGCAGCACCGGGGCCCAGTCCAAGTCTCGGCAGCAGCAGAGGGCATCGCCGCCAGACCCAGCCCCAGGATCAGACTCCACCCCTGGGCAGAAGCAGCAGCCGCAGCTCCCAGCCGAGCCGCAGCCGGAGAAGAGCGCCGAGCCGGAGGAAGATCCCAACGAGGACTGGTGCGCCGTGTGTCAGAACGGAGGCGAGTTGCTCTGCTGTGACAAGTGTCCCAAGGTTTTTCATCTGTCCTGCCACATCCCTACGCTGAACGAGTCGCCCAG CGGTGAGTGGTTCTGTTCGTTCTGCCGTGACCTCAGCTCTCCTGAGATGGTGTACGACTGTGATGAGAAGGAGGTTGCAAAGGAGGAGCCAGACTCTGAGAGATTATCACCTATTGATAGACGG AGGTgtgagaggctgctgctgcGCCTGTACTGCAACGACTTCAGCACCGACTTCCAGCAGCCCGCTTCTCCATCA GAGACACGGAGGTACAAAGAATTGATTAAAACGCCGATGGATTTGTCAATAGTGAAGAGGAAGCTAGAGACAAAGCTGAAGCAGGGTGAACACTACGTCAATCCTGAGGGCATTGTGGCAGACATCAGGCTCATATTCTTTAACTGCGCAAAGTACTACAAG GCAACCTCAGAGGTGGGGAGCGCCGGCTTGTACCTGGAGGACTACTTTGAGGAGCAGCTGAAGCTCCTTTACCCAGACAAGATTTTCcctggagggagggaagaacaGATGATCCCTCCCTTGGAGGATGAGATAGATGACGAAGAGGAACCGATGATGGAAGGAGGCATGGCTCCCGTTGAGGACGATGCACCAGCGAGTCCTGCAGGAAATGGAATCCCACCTGTGGAGGAGGACTTGGCTCCTCCGGAGGGTAAAGCcccagaggaaggagagaggcaaACAACAGAGAACGTGATTGTTACGAGTGAACAGGGGACAGACACAAAGACGGCAGCTGCGGAGGGAGACACGCCTCCCGCAGAGGAGGTGAAGCAGGAGGAGACGACTCCTGTGAAAGACAGTCCAGCTGCTGAGGCTGAACCAGGAGATCCTGCGACCCCGAGCTCCCTGAAAGACAAGCCTCCTCAGCTCCCGACAGACGGTACCGCCGAGCCTCCTGAAATAATCCAGGAGCCCCCTGCTGCAAAAACAGCCAAGACCGAGGAGGGATAG
- the trim24 gene encoding transcription intermediary factor 1-alpha isoform X2, translating to MDESPGNVDNDDIVIIVENEAESLPAEEERLKQQGTFGLMDTCPICKLSFHNREPKLLPCLHSFCKRCLPPPFRSAEPRRDSQGQVDNSKPLGAIRCPVCRQECWEMDVLDNFFVKDSAEVPSSTVEKTSQVCMSCDDNTEATGYCVECVEFLCVTCIEAHQRVKFTRDHTIRQKEEMSPAVGMSTQRPVFCDIHKQEPLKLFCETCDRLTCRDCQLLKHKDHNYQFLEDAYRNHRQYLENMTQQLQEKRKAIEEVSSCINTGLQQVDENRKTVTNEIKKSICNLIMEINRKGKILVNQLEALTKDHETGLKKQQEDINSLTRHLDHVISFTKWATASHSGTALLYCKRLILFQIHYLMRASCSPSIVPQSSVRFQCRSGFWATNVDLGSLVVERATSRQPLPNHQAGPRGEAPAGTLSVSAQQRQSTLAQLQMQVEKLAQQPNRQPPPGHWSWYQNVRLPGPPGPPPPTRPIQGGSSPSQAPPSLGPPSRRYGSSHPNPRSPTSSMLHNTGFPPAQSLRELIHSSNFPPKPMEVLQGTSRYPHPLSTGAATQTSLHQRGLMDSSYLKRSESGSSVPSITISIPKPSFAPSLASASADKTAQGRQNSPMAKPSSSDRSTGTTSWKQSSELPAGPSAKRRRRSSPGPIIVIKDEPEDEDEVRFVQSSVGANLPDSSTGAQSKSRQQQRASPPDPAPGSDSTPGQKQQPQLPAEPQPEKSAEPEEDPNEDWCAVCQNGGELLCCDKCPKVFHLSCHIPTLNESPSGEWFCSFCRDLSSPEMVYDCDEKEVAKEEPDSERLSPIDRRRCERLLLRLYCNDFSTDFQQPASPSETRRYKELIKTPMDLSIVKRKLETKLKQGEHYVNPEGIVADIRLIFFNCAKYYKATSEVGSAGLYLEDYFEEQLKLLYPDKIFPGGREEQMIPPLEDEIDDEEEPMMEGGMAPVEDDAPASPAGNGIPPVEEDLAPPEGKAPEEGERQTTENVIVTSEQGTDTKTAAAEGDTPPAEEVKQEETTPVKDSPAAEAEPGDPATPSSLKDKPPQLPTDGTAEPPEIIQEPPAAKTAKTEEG from the exons ATGGATGAAAGTCCCGGCAACGTCGACAACGATGACATTGTCATCATCGTGGAGAACGAGGCCGAAAGTTTGCCCGccgaggaggagaggctgaagCAACAGGGCACCTTCGGCCTCATGGACACTTGTCCCATCTGCAAGTTGAGCTTCCACAACAGGGAGCCCAAGCTTCTGCCGTGCCTGCACTCCTTCTGCAAGAGGTGCCTGCCGCCCCCCTTCCGCAGCGCCGAGCCCAGGCGGGACTCCCAGGGTCAAGTTGACAACAGCAAACCAC TTGGTGCCATCCGATGCCCAGTGTGCCGACAGGAATGCTGGGAGATGGACGTGCTGGATAATTTCTTTGTCAAGGACTCTGCTGAGGTGCCCAGCAGCACAGTGGAGAAAACCAGCCAG GTGTGCATGAGCTGTGATGACAATACAGAGGCAACGGGCTactgtgtggagtgtgtggagTTCCTGTGTGTGACGTGTATCGAAGCGCACCAGAGGGTCAAGTTCACCAGGGATCACACCATACGACAGAAGGAGGAGATGTCTCCAG CAGTAGGTATGTCCACACAAAGGCCCGTGTTTTGTGACATCCACAAGCAGGAGCCGCTGAAGCTGTTCTGTGAAACGTGCGACCGACTCACCTGCCGAGACTGTCAGCTGCTGAAGCACAAGGACCACAA CTACCAGTTTTTGGAGGACGCCTATAGGAACCACAGGCAGTATCTGGAGAACATGACGCAGCAGCtgcaagagaagagaaaagctATTGAGGAGGTTTCGAGCTGCATTAACACCGG ACTCCAGCAAGTTGATGAAAACCGGAAGACCGTCACCAATGAAATCAAGAAGTCCATCTGCAACTTAATTATGGAAATCAACAGGAAGGGAAAGATTCTGGTCAACCAGCTTGAA GCTCTCACTAAGGACCATGAGACGGGTCTgaaaaagcagcaggaggacaTCAACTCTCTGACCAGGCACCTTGATCACGTCATCAGCTTCACCAAATGGGCCACGGCCAGCCACAGCGGCACAGCCCTCCTTTACTGCAAGAGACTG ATTCTTTTCCAGATCCATTACCTGATGAGGGCAAGCTGTAGTCCCTCCATTGTCCCGCAGAGCTCTGTTCGGTTCCAGTGTCGCTCTGGTTTTTGGGCGACAAATGTAGACCTTG GTTCTCTCGTGGTAGAAAGGGCCACCAGCCGGCAGCCTCTCCCCAACCACCAGGCAGGTCCCAGAGGAGAAGCACCTGCTGGGACTCTCTCAGTGTCGGCCCAGCAGCGCCAGAGCACCCTGGCCCAGCTGCAGATGCAG GTGGAGAAGCTGGCCCAGCAGCCTAATAGACAGCCTCCTCCTGGCCACTGGTCCTGGTACCAGAATGTTAGGCTCCCGGGGCCACCTGGGCCCCCGCCCCCAACAAGGCCTATTCAGGGCGGGTCCTCCCCCTCCCAGGCCCCCCCGAGTTTGGGACCACCGAGCCGCAGGTACGGAAGCTCCCACCCCAACCCTAGAAGCCccacctcctccatgcttcacaacACGGGATTCCCACCTGCTCAG TCTCTGAGAGAGCTGATCCATAGCTCCAATTTTCCTCCTAAACCTATGGAGGTGTTGCAGGGTACATCCCGCTACCCTCACCCTCTCTCCACTGGAGCAGCCACACAAACTTCACTACACCAG cGGGGCCTAATGGATTCATCCTACCTGAAGAGAAGTGAGTCTGGCAGTTCTGTCCCCTCCATTACCATCTCTATCCCCAAACCAAGCTTTGCGCCGAGTCTAGCTTCCGCAAGTGCAGATAAGACTG CACAAGGAAGGCAGAATTCCCCAATGGCCAAACCCTCGTCTTCAGACAGAAGCACAGG GACGACTTCCTGGAAGCAGAGCTCCGAGCTGCCGGCCGGCCCCTCAGCCAAGCGCCGAAGGAGGTCATCTCCCGGGCCAATCATTGTTATTAAGGACGAACCAGAGGACGAGGATGAAGTTCGCTTT GTGCAGTCCAGCGTAGGAGCCAACCTGCCAGACAGCAGCACCGGGGCCCAGTCCAAGTCTCGGCAGCAGCAGAGGGCATCGCCGCCAGACCCAGCCCCAGGATCAGACTCCACCCCTGGGCAGAAGCAGCAGCCGCAGCTCCCAGCCGAGCCGCAGCCGGAGAAGAGCGCCGAGCCGGAGGAAGATCCCAACGAGGACTGGTGCGCCGTGTGTCAGAACGGAGGCGAGTTGCTCTGCTGTGACAAGTGTCCCAAGGTTTTTCATCTGTCCTGCCACATCCCTACGCTGAACGAGTCGCCCAG CGGTGAGTGGTTCTGTTCGTTCTGCCGTGACCTCAGCTCTCCTGAGATGGTGTACGACTGTGATGAGAAGGAGGTTGCAAAGGAGGAGCCAGACTCTGAGAGATTATCACCTATTGATAGACGG AGGTgtgagaggctgctgctgcGCCTGTACTGCAACGACTTCAGCACCGACTTCCAGCAGCCCGCTTCTCCATCA GAGACACGGAGGTACAAAGAATTGATTAAAACGCCGATGGATTTGTCAATAGTGAAGAGGAAGCTAGAGACAAAGCTGAAGCAGGGTGAACACTACGTCAATCCTGAGGGCATTGTGGCAGACATCAGGCTCATATTCTTTAACTGCGCAAAGTACTACAAG GCAACCTCAGAGGTGGGGAGCGCCGGCTTGTACCTGGAGGACTACTTTGAGGAGCAGCTGAAGCTCCTTTACCCAGACAAGATTTTCcctggagggagggaagaacaGATGATCCCTCCCTTGGAGGATGAGATAGATGACGAAGAGGAACCGATGATGGAAGGAGGCATGGCTCCCGTTGAGGACGATGCACCAGCGAGTCCTGCAGGAAATGGAATCCCACCTGTGGAGGAGGACTTGGCTCCTCCGGAGGGTAAAGCcccagaggaaggagagaggcaaACAACAGAGAACGTGATTGTTACGAGTGAACAGGGGACAGACACAAAGACGGCAGCTGCGGAGGGAGACACGCCTCCCGCAGAGGAGGTGAAGCAGGAGGAGACGACTCCTGTGAAAGACAGTCCAGCTGCTGAGGCTGAACCAGGAGATCCTGCGACCCCGAGCTCCCTGAAAGACAAGCCTCCTCAGCTCCCGACAGACGGTACCGCCGAGCCTCCTGAAATAATCCAGGAGCCCCCTGCTGCAAAAACAGCCAAGACCGAGGAGGGATAG
- the trim24 gene encoding transcription intermediary factor 1-alpha isoform X1 → MDESPGNVDNDDIVIIVENEAESLPAEEERLKQQGTFGLMDTCPICKLSFHNREPKLLPCLHSFCKRCLPPPFRSAEPRRDSQGQVDNSKPLGAIRCPVCRQECWEMDVLDNFFVKDSAEVPSSTVEKTSQVCMSCDDNTEATGYCVECVEFLCVTCIEAHQRVKFTRDHTIRQKEEMSPEAVGMSTQRPVFCDIHKQEPLKLFCETCDRLTCRDCQLLKHKDHNYQFLEDAYRNHRQYLENMTQQLQEKRKAIEEVSSCINTGLQQVDENRKTVTNEIKKSICNLIMEINRKGKILVNQLEALTKDHETGLKKQQEDINSLTRHLDHVISFTKWATASHSGTALLYCKRLILFQIHYLMRASCSPSIVPQSSVRFQCRSGFWATNVDLGSLVVERATSRQPLPNHQAGPRGEAPAGTLSVSAQQRQSTLAQLQMQVEKLAQQPNRQPPPGHWSWYQNVRLPGPPGPPPPTRPIQGGSSPSQAPPSLGPPSRRYGSSHPNPRSPTSSMLHNTGFPPAQSLRELIHSSNFPPKPMEVLQGTSRYPHPLSTGAATQTSLHQRGLMDSSYLKRSESGSSVPSITISIPKPSFAPSLASASADKTAQGRQNSPMAKPSSSDRSTGTTSWKQSSELPAGPSAKRRRRSSPGPIIVIKDEPEDEDEVRFVQSSVGANLPDSSTGAQSKSRQQQRASPPDPAPGSDSTPGQKQQPQLPAEPQPEKSAEPEEDPNEDWCAVCQNGGELLCCDKCPKVFHLSCHIPTLNESPSGEWFCSFCRDLSSPEMVYDCDEKEVAKEEPDSERLSPIDRRRCERLLLRLYCNDFSTDFQQPASPSETRRYKELIKTPMDLSIVKRKLETKLKQGEHYVNPEGIVADIRLIFFNCAKYYKATSEVGSAGLYLEDYFEEQLKLLYPDKIFPGGREEQMIPPLEDEIDDEEEPMMEGGMAPVEDDAPASPAGNGIPPVEEDLAPPEGKAPEEGERQTTENVIVTSEQGTDTKTAAAEGDTPPAEEVKQEETTPVKDSPAAEAEPGDPATPSSLKDKPPQLPTDGTAEPPEIIQEPPAAKTAKTEEG, encoded by the exons ATGGATGAAAGTCCCGGCAACGTCGACAACGATGACATTGTCATCATCGTGGAGAACGAGGCCGAAAGTTTGCCCGccgaggaggagaggctgaagCAACAGGGCACCTTCGGCCTCATGGACACTTGTCCCATCTGCAAGTTGAGCTTCCACAACAGGGAGCCCAAGCTTCTGCCGTGCCTGCACTCCTTCTGCAAGAGGTGCCTGCCGCCCCCCTTCCGCAGCGCCGAGCCCAGGCGGGACTCCCAGGGTCAAGTTGACAACAGCAAACCAC TTGGTGCCATCCGATGCCCAGTGTGCCGACAGGAATGCTGGGAGATGGACGTGCTGGATAATTTCTTTGTCAAGGACTCTGCTGAGGTGCCCAGCAGCACAGTGGAGAAAACCAGCCAG GTGTGCATGAGCTGTGATGACAATACAGAGGCAACGGGCTactgtgtggagtgtgtggagTTCCTGTGTGTGACGTGTATCGAAGCGCACCAGAGGGTCAAGTTCACCAGGGATCACACCATACGACAGAAGGAGGAGATGTCTCCAG AAGCAGTAGGTATGTCCACACAAAGGCCCGTGTTTTGTGACATCCACAAGCAGGAGCCGCTGAAGCTGTTCTGTGAAACGTGCGACCGACTCACCTGCCGAGACTGTCAGCTGCTGAAGCACAAGGACCACAA CTACCAGTTTTTGGAGGACGCCTATAGGAACCACAGGCAGTATCTGGAGAACATGACGCAGCAGCtgcaagagaagagaaaagctATTGAGGAGGTTTCGAGCTGCATTAACACCGG ACTCCAGCAAGTTGATGAAAACCGGAAGACCGTCACCAATGAAATCAAGAAGTCCATCTGCAACTTAATTATGGAAATCAACAGGAAGGGAAAGATTCTGGTCAACCAGCTTGAA GCTCTCACTAAGGACCATGAGACGGGTCTgaaaaagcagcaggaggacaTCAACTCTCTGACCAGGCACCTTGATCACGTCATCAGCTTCACCAAATGGGCCACGGCCAGCCACAGCGGCACAGCCCTCCTTTACTGCAAGAGACTG ATTCTTTTCCAGATCCATTACCTGATGAGGGCAAGCTGTAGTCCCTCCATTGTCCCGCAGAGCTCTGTTCGGTTCCAGTGTCGCTCTGGTTTTTGGGCGACAAATGTAGACCTTG GTTCTCTCGTGGTAGAAAGGGCCACCAGCCGGCAGCCTCTCCCCAACCACCAGGCAGGTCCCAGAGGAGAAGCACCTGCTGGGACTCTCTCAGTGTCGGCCCAGCAGCGCCAGAGCACCCTGGCCCAGCTGCAGATGCAG GTGGAGAAGCTGGCCCAGCAGCCTAATAGACAGCCTCCTCCTGGCCACTGGTCCTGGTACCAGAATGTTAGGCTCCCGGGGCCACCTGGGCCCCCGCCCCCAACAAGGCCTATTCAGGGCGGGTCCTCCCCCTCCCAGGCCCCCCCGAGTTTGGGACCACCGAGCCGCAGGTACGGAAGCTCCCACCCCAACCCTAGAAGCCccacctcctccatgcttcacaacACGGGATTCCCACCTGCTCAG TCTCTGAGAGAGCTGATCCATAGCTCCAATTTTCCTCCTAAACCTATGGAGGTGTTGCAGGGTACATCCCGCTACCCTCACCCTCTCTCCACTGGAGCAGCCACACAAACTTCACTACACCAG cGGGGCCTAATGGATTCATCCTACCTGAAGAGAAGTGAGTCTGGCAGTTCTGTCCCCTCCATTACCATCTCTATCCCCAAACCAAGCTTTGCGCCGAGTCTAGCTTCCGCAAGTGCAGATAAGACTG CACAAGGAAGGCAGAATTCCCCAATGGCCAAACCCTCGTCTTCAGACAGAAGCACAGG GACGACTTCCTGGAAGCAGAGCTCCGAGCTGCCGGCCGGCCCCTCAGCCAAGCGCCGAAGGAGGTCATCTCCCGGGCCAATCATTGTTATTAAGGACGAACCAGAGGACGAGGATGAAGTTCGCTTT GTGCAGTCCAGCGTAGGAGCCAACCTGCCAGACAGCAGCACCGGGGCCCAGTCCAAGTCTCGGCAGCAGCAGAGGGCATCGCCGCCAGACCCAGCCCCAGGATCAGACTCCACCCCTGGGCAGAAGCAGCAGCCGCAGCTCCCAGCCGAGCCGCAGCCGGAGAAGAGCGCCGAGCCGGAGGAAGATCCCAACGAGGACTGGTGCGCCGTGTGTCAGAACGGAGGCGAGTTGCTCTGCTGTGACAAGTGTCCCAAGGTTTTTCATCTGTCCTGCCACATCCCTACGCTGAACGAGTCGCCCAG CGGTGAGTGGTTCTGTTCGTTCTGCCGTGACCTCAGCTCTCCTGAGATGGTGTACGACTGTGATGAGAAGGAGGTTGCAAAGGAGGAGCCAGACTCTGAGAGATTATCACCTATTGATAGACGG AGGTgtgagaggctgctgctgcGCCTGTACTGCAACGACTTCAGCACCGACTTCCAGCAGCCCGCTTCTCCATCA GAGACACGGAGGTACAAAGAATTGATTAAAACGCCGATGGATTTGTCAATAGTGAAGAGGAAGCTAGAGACAAAGCTGAAGCAGGGTGAACACTACGTCAATCCTGAGGGCATTGTGGCAGACATCAGGCTCATATTCTTTAACTGCGCAAAGTACTACAAG GCAACCTCAGAGGTGGGGAGCGCCGGCTTGTACCTGGAGGACTACTTTGAGGAGCAGCTGAAGCTCCTTTACCCAGACAAGATTTTCcctggagggagggaagaacaGATGATCCCTCCCTTGGAGGATGAGATAGATGACGAAGAGGAACCGATGATGGAAGGAGGCATGGCTCCCGTTGAGGACGATGCACCAGCGAGTCCTGCAGGAAATGGAATCCCACCTGTGGAGGAGGACTTGGCTCCTCCGGAGGGTAAAGCcccagaggaaggagagaggcaaACAACAGAGAACGTGATTGTTACGAGTGAACAGGGGACAGACACAAAGACGGCAGCTGCGGAGGGAGACACGCCTCCCGCAGAGGAGGTGAAGCAGGAGGAGACGACTCCTGTGAAAGACAGTCCAGCTGCTGAGGCTGAACCAGGAGATCCTGCGACCCCGAGCTCCCTGAAAGACAAGCCTCCTCAGCTCCCGACAGACGGTACCGCCGAGCCTCCTGAAATAATCCAGGAGCCCCCTGCTGCAAAAACAGCCAAGACCGAGGAGGGATAG
- the LOC115354999 gene encoding aldo-keto reductase family 1 member D1-like, with protein MDLTAESHSILLSDGNKMPLIGLGTYGDPRTTPKGTACESVKVAIEAGYRHIDGALVYFNEHEVGQAIREKIADGTVKREDIFYCGKLWNTFHRPELVRPTLERTLKTLQLEFVDLYIVEMPTAFRPGDTFYPKDENGKYIYDETDLCATWEALEACKDAGLTKSLGVSNFNKRQLELILNKPGLKHKPVSNQVECHPYFTQPKLLEYCRQNDIVIVGYSPIGTSRDASWVNLTCPPLLEDELLASIAKKYNKSTAQVALRFNVQRGVVVIPKSFSPHRIKENFQIFDFSLSEAEMKAIEGLNKNIRFVELLMWADHPEYPFHDDY; from the exons ATGGACCTGACAGCCGAGAGTCACTCCATCCTTTTGAGTGATGGGAACAAAATGCCTTTGATTGGACTGGGAACTTACGGGGATCCCCGCACG ACTCCCAAAGGAACTGCATGCGAATCAGTGAAAGTGGCTATTGAAGCTGGATACAGACACATTGATGGAGCTTTGGTCTACTTCAACGAACATGAGGTGGGACAGGCCATACGGGAGAAAATTGCTGATGGAACCGTGAAGAGAGAGGATATCTTCTACTgtgggaag ctgtggaATACATTCCATCGACCTGAACTGGTGCGGCCAACTCTGGAGAGGACCCTCAAGACTTTACAACTTGAGTTTGTGGACCTATACATTGTAGAAATGCCTACAGCCTTCAGG CCAGGGGACACATTCTACCCCAAGGACGAGAATGGGAAGTACATATACGATGAGACAGATCTCTGTGCTACATGGGAG GCTTTGGAAGCATGCAAAGATGCTGGGCTGACCAAATCTCTCGGAGTATCCAACTTCAACAAGCGACAACTGGAGCTGATTTTAAACAAACCTGGACTGAAGCATAAACCGGTGTCAAATCAG GTTGAATGTCATCCCTATTTCACACAGCCAAAGCTGCTCGAGTACTGTCGGCAGAATGACATTGTTATTGTGGGATACAGCCCCATAGGGACCTCTAGAGATGCTTCCTG GGTGAACCTGACATGCCCCCCGCTGCTGGAGGATGAGCTCCTGGCATCCATCGCCAAGAAGTACAACAAGAGCACAGCCCAGGTGGCTCTGCGGTTCAATGTGCAGAGAGGGGTGGTGGTCATACCGAAGAGCTTCAGCCCCCATCGCATCAAGGAGAATTTCCAGATATTCGACTTCTCGCTCTCCGAGGCTGAGATGAAAGCAATCGAGGGGCTGAACAAGAACATTCGCTTTGTGGAGCTTCTTAT GTGGGCTGATCATCCAGAGTATCCCTTTCATGATGACTACTAG